One Maridesulfovibrio bastinii DSM 16055 genomic region harbors:
- the rpsF gene encoding 30S ribosomal protein S6 — MLKKYETLLLLSPELASDNRTALVEGFTAIIEREGGQINEVDDWGSRQLAYPVQKQSRGYYVRLDYVAPGATVAELERNIRIADGVFKFVTVKLDDSVKAQEEA, encoded by the coding sequence ATGCTCAAAAAGTATGAAACACTTTTGCTTTTGAGCCCCGAACTGGCAAGTGATAACCGCACTGCTCTGGTTGAAGGGTTCACCGCCATCATTGAACGTGAAGGCGGACAGATCAATGAAGTAGATGATTGGGGTTCCCGTCAGCTGGCCTACCCTGTTCAGAAACAGTCCCGTGGCTACTACGTCCGTCTGGACTATGTTGCTCCAGGTGCAACTGTTGCAGAACTCGAACGTAACATCCGCATTGCCGATGGCGTGTTCAAATTCGTTACCGTCAAACTTGACGACAGCGTAAAGGCTCAGGAGGAAGCTTAA
- the rpsR gene encoding 30S ribosomal protein S18 — MAFKRKFTPKRKFCRFCADKNLPLDYKRPDILKDFVTERGKIIARRITGTCAKHQRQLTTEIKRSRQMALMFYTTVHSTDVKKKSI; from the coding sequence ATGGCATTCAAAAGAAAATTCACACCGAAAAGGAAATTCTGCCGTTTCTGCGCAGATAAAAATCTTCCTTTGGACTACAAACGTCCTGATATTCTGAAAGATTTTGTAACCGAACGCGGTAAAATCATCGCTCGTAGAATTACTGGAACATGTGCAAAGCACCAGCGTCAGCTTACTACCGAGATCAAGCGTTCAAGGCAGATGGCTCTTATGTTTTACACTACTGTGCATAGCACTGACGTTAAGAAAAAGAGCATCTAA
- the rplI gene encoding 50S ribosomal protein L9, whose protein sequence is MKLILRADVDALGSLGEIVSVKPGYGRNYLIPQGLAMPASEANIKQFELEKKRLQALADSVRAEAEAMAEKLAAAVIKIEVRVGEGDKLYGSVTATNISETLAEQGIEVDRRKIMLSDPIRSLGEYEIEVKLHPAVRGEIKVAVTKHGKIEEEPESEPTVEETAVESEEA, encoded by the coding sequence ATGAAACTTATTTTACGTGCTGATGTCGACGCTCTCGGCAGCCTCGGCGAAATTGTTTCCGTTAAGCCCGGTTACGGTCGCAATTACCTGATTCCTCAGGGACTTGCCATGCCCGCATCTGAAGCTAACATCAAACAGTTCGAACTTGAAAAGAAAAGACTGCAGGCTCTGGCCGACAGTGTTCGCGCTGAAGCTGAAGCCATGGCTGAAAAGCTCGCAGCAGCTGTTATCAAAATTGAAGTTCGTGTAGGTGAAGGTGACAAACTGTACGGTTCCGTTACAGCCACCAACATCTCCGAAACTCTTGCTGAGCAGGGAATTGAAGTCGATCGCAGAAAAATTATGCTTTCCGACCCAATCCGTTCACTTGGCGAATATGAAATTGAAGTCAAGCTTCACCCCGCAGTTCGTGGTGAAATTAAAGTTGCGGTAACCAAGCATGGAAAAATCGAGGAAGAACCCGAATCAGAGCCCACAGTTGAAGAAACAGCAGTGGAATCAGAAGAGGCGTAA